In the genome of Choristoneura fumiferana chromosome 21, NRCan_CFum_1, whole genome shotgun sequence, the window GTCTTCATTCGATATTGTTCCTGTGGATTCGAATTTTAAGAACAAATCGCCTGTGCTGCATGTGGAAAACTGTTTGGGCCTGGAATCTTGGTGTGTGAAGCATGTTTACATGTACTGCTACTCCGAACTTATGGATAAATGCTTTGTAAAACCGAAGCGGAAGACTCCAAAATCTTCTGTCAACTCTGAGAGACTGGCACAGCTTTTGAATGTGACTCTTCTTTTGAATCCCGAACTGAATACCTTTTGGAACAAACGTCGAGAGCTGCTACTTAGGTGTATGTTAGACAGAGAAGCTGAATTACGATTTACAAGACTAGTTTTGTCCAGAAAGCCAAAGTGTAATGAAGCATTTGCCCACAGGAGGTGGCTGTTGGAAGCTGTAATGAAAGGTATGAATACCTATTTGAATTACAATTTTTAATCTGTAAGACAAAAAGAGATGTTACAAGTTTTACTTGTGTATCTGTGGCATTGTATCTTAAATAGATCAACCGAAATTGATGggattgtttttaattttgttactagTTACATGGTTTTTCTAATGCTAAGTCATGTGAAGTTGAACAACTTATGGTAAAGCAATGTTTTAACACATTCACAACCACATATGCTACGCTCGTAGCCTgtagcagcgtttttccgcTTTGTTGCAAAAACTGCCTATGAACAGAGAACTTGCCTAGcgggttcttggcactgaatgtgttaaacttaattaaaaaaaaaaacaaattgtaaactgcaatgtctgaaaaaaaaaacacttctatTGTACCTACAATTCTACTTAACCTTTTCTAAGGGAAGACAGAGCAGTGGCTCTTCCTTCTCAAACAAACCACGACCTAGCAACTCTCCTGATTATAACCTAGCAACTCTTCAGAAGACTGATTGTAGGtttaaactgaaaaaaaaaaacaaccttttGTGTGCATAAGGATggatttatacaaaattaagaaCAGAATGACTTAGGGGCTGATATAATATACACAGAAATGCAGATTAAATATATCCATGCATGCATAATCGAATAATACCATTTTTTTACTTCCTGCCTGCAAAAGGTTAAGAGTATAATGTGCGGTTCAAATTATTCCAGTtaaaccgttccagtagcatgacactgcagTGCTCGATGggtcttgtgtaactcgtttggattgtgaacCCGCAATGTATctctactggcacgattttactgaaataatgtGAACCAGGCATAACTTCTAATTTCACATCATGTCATTACAATAGGAACATCTTAttctgttttacaaaataattatttatgttattttttagaTGAAAATCTTCAAACCAGGGACATCGAAACGTTGATCAGTGAAGAACTCCACATTTGCCAACTGTCATCAGATAAAAGCCCAAACAATTACCACAGCTGGAACCACCGCATGTGGCTCGTAAATACTGTCaaacatattgaaaaaaaatttaacttagcCTCATTGTACATAAAGGAATATAATTTCTCCGAGCAATGGTCTTCGAAGCACATTTCAGACTTCAGTTGTTTCCACTACCGTCAATTCTGTATTCGTAACATTTTTACAATTTCAAATGACAACTGGAAATCATGTAGATCAGCTATAGATGTGCATCTCCGTAAAAGTTTCGTACATGTTCTATCACTGCACTTTCCTAAAGACGTAACAGTACAGGCATCTGAAGAGGATTTAATATCATATTCTgaagaaaatttaattaatttactgcTCTGTTACACTACTAAAAATTGTGATTGCGTTGCAGACCATTTTCTTCTTTGCAGAAAGTTAGAGATATTCTTTCATGAAATGGTGTTAAATAGTGAGTTGCTCCGATTCTATAAAGACCATGAGACTTTGTGGTATCATCGTAGATTCATTGTTCATGAGATATTGTCCTTGATGCGCGAGCATTTCGGTGTTGTGCGGTTAAATGGTGCTTTAGTAAAAAACATTTGCCGCAATTGCAACCGAGatgatttaaatcaaaaacaaGCAAAAATTGTGCGGTATGAtggtaatattatttattcgaGTGTGCTCTTCAATGTCTTAATTAGTCATGAAAAAGGGTTTATAGATGAAAGGCGGAATGAATGTGATAATTATTCTGATAGGCacgaaaaatatttgaaatttgttgAGGGCCTAAATAATgttatgtaatttaaatttatttagccattatagtaaaaaaatgtgGAATACTTAGAGTAACTTTCTACTTATGTGTGTAATATAttgaacataataaataatataaaattacatttgtatcGTACCTATTCAGTTGTCTTGTCTCCTATTTGCATCATACCAGAACTTTGTTgagtaaataataggtacaaacCGCGTATTTTAGGTGACAATATGTAATAGCTAAATTATGTTTCGTCTGTGTTTAGCAAATGCAAAGatcaatatttttgaaatgGCATAAACTTAGCAAGTGTTGAGTGAATTGATGATGCTAAATCGCACCTTGAGAATGAGACTGTCACTAAACAAGATATGGCAGCttgcaaaataaaactattcgttaaaattcttttttgtttaatgactgtCTCATTCTCAAGGTGCGAAATGTTGTTTCAGTGTTATAATTATGATGTGAGGTAACCTTTGGCTtttaaccctttaaccgccattgtctgaattataacacaaaatttatccagctcatttcgccgcagtcttataattgatctctaccagtcaacctttgagtggatgagacaGTAACAGTGTATGATGTTAATATGACATTTGTAGCACAAACGTTTCTCCCTCGTAGGTATTTGATTCAGTTCCTTCGActttatgtttaaatatttacagGTGTCTTTTCAACACAAATTTCAACCCATTCGTTTCTAATTGACCTTACAgggtttttatttctaaaaagttcatttttaatgcaagcctTATAACTATCATTGTCACCAAACCTCTATACATACATGTTACAAACATGTTAATCCGACTATTGAAAGTGGATCAAGATTTACTTGTAACTTGTTCATTTATAGATATTGTGagataaataaaacttgtaaaagGTACATTGAATTACGCTTACTACTTACTTCTACTACGGTGacagcttttaaaaatattatttggttaTGTAaagaaagtaaattatttttgaattggtTTAATacgttttaaagatttttattacaCCATATTTAATAGGTACGAGCAAGCTTGTTCCTAGTTTGGTCAAATCTTCTATACACTGGcctattttatttgttgtttcgTTGGTTTTGCATGCGTTGGTTttaaaaagacataaaatattttaaataaacaaaattataattcctTATCAACCTTGTTTGTGTTATTCTACCTTAGTTGActtaaaatgtatgtatatttgaaTTAAAAGCTCAAAgccactcagagggctatgctcggggtttctctgcgagatagaatcagaaatgatgatatccgcagaagaactaaggttaccgacatagcccgaagaattacgaatctgaagtggcagtggcagtgggcagacattgctcgcaggactgatagcCGATGgtgtcagaaggttctcgagtggcgttcgacctggttaagatcgcggaaaATGCGGAAAGaataagaccggtctgagtgaagagcctatgaggcctatgtccagcagtgaacgtctttcggctgacatgatgatgaagatgtatatttttattgtgcatATACATAGTATGTACCTTAGATAGTGCCTAGCTTACACTCGCCTGCTACGCTGCTACTAGctacgtcctaccggccctagaaataaaagTCTTATATCTGGGGGTACGGTAGTGCTCCCGCCAAGTCGCGGATGA includes:
- the LOC141439511 gene encoding protein prenyltransferase alpha subunit repeat-containing protein 1-like isoform X1; amino-acid sequence: MDEDKFALVEKILKDIDNILSKNADLSSFDIVPVDSNFKNKSPVLHVENCLGLESWCVKHVYMYCYSELMDKCFVKPKRKTPKSSVNSERLAQLLNVTLLLNPELNTFWNKRRELLLRCMLDREAELRFTRLVLSRKPKCNEAFAHRRWLLEAVMKDENLQTRDIETLISEELHICQLSSDKSPNNYHSWNHRMWLVNTVKHIEKKFNLASLYIKEYNFSEQWSSKHISDFSCFHYRQFCIRNIFTISNDNWKSCRSAIDVHLRKSFVHVLSLHFPKDVTVQASEEDLISYSEENLINLLLCYTTKNCDCVADHFLLCRKLEIFFHEMVLNSELLRFYKDHETLWYHRRFIVHEILSLMREHFGVVRLNGALVKNICRNCNRDDLNQKQAKIVRYDGNIIYSSVLFNVLISHEKGFIDERRNECDNYSDRHEKYLKFVEGLNNVM
- the LOC141439511 gene encoding protein prenyltransferase alpha subunit repeat-containing protein 1-B-like isoform X2, yielding MYCYSELMDKCFVKPKRKTPKSSVNSERLAQLLNVTLLLNPELNTFWNKRRELLLRCMLDREAELRFTRLVLSRKPKCNEAFAHRRWLLEAVMKDENLQTRDIETLISEELHICQLSSDKSPNNYHSWNHRMWLVNTVKHIEKKFNLASLYIKEYNFSEQWSSKHISDFSCFHYRQFCIRNIFTISNDNWKSCRSAIDVHLRKSFVHVLSLHFPKDVTVQASEEDLISYSEENLINLLLCYTTKNCDCVADHFLLCRKLEIFFHEMVLNSELLRFYKDHETLWYHRRFIVHEILSLMREHFGVVRLNGALVKNICRNCNRDDLNQKQAKIVRYDGNIIYSSVLFNVLISHEKGFIDERRNECDNYSDRHEKYLKFVEGLNNVM